From Zalophus californianus isolate mZalCal1 chromosome 16, mZalCal1.pri.v2, whole genome shotgun sequence, one genomic window encodes:
- the FMNL1 gene encoding formin-like protein 1 isoform X4: protein MGNAAGSAEQPAGPAAPAPKQPAAPKQPMPAARELEERFNRVLNCMNLPPDKVLLLSQYDNEKKWELICDQERFQVKNPPTAYIQKLKSYLDTGGVSRKFKRRVQESTQVLRELEISLRTNHIGWVEEFLNEENRGLDVLLEYLAFAQCSVTYDMESADNGVPSSEKSKPLEQSVEDLSKGPPSSLPPQPKSRHLTIKLTPAHSRKALRNSRIVSQKDDVHVCIMCLRAIMNYQSGFSLVMTHPACVNEIALSLNNKNPRTKALVLELLAAVCLVRGGHDIILAAFDNFKEVCGEQHRFEKLMEYFQKEDSNIDFMVACMQFINIVVHSVENMNFRVFLQYEFTHLGLDLYLERLRHTESDKLLVQIQAYLDNVFDVGALLEDTETKNAVLEHMEELQEQVALLTEKLRDAENESMAKIAELEKQLSQARKELETLRERFSESTSMGASRRPPEPEKVPTSVPAARPSALELKVEELEEKGLIRIVRGPGDAVSIEILPVAVATPSGSDAPTPPGVLTDSPSADLPPAAEPAPGAAPPPSPPPPPLPGLPDQQEAPPPAPPLSSPLPGSSVPPPPPPLPGDLPPPPPPPPLPPGTDGPVPPPPPPPPGGPSGGSGPEMGPGVKAKKPIQTKFRMPLLNWVALKPNQITGTVFTELNDEKVLQELDMSDFEEQFKTKSQGPSLDLSALKGKAAQKAPSKATLIEANRAKNLAITLRKGNLGADRICQAIETYDLQALGLDFLELLTRFLPTEYERSLIARFEQEQRPMEELSEEDRFMLRFSRIPRLPERMATLTFLGNFPDTVQLLMPQLNAVIAASMSIKSSDKLRQILEIVLAFGNYMNSSKRGAAYGFRLQSLDVLLEMKSTDRKQTLLHYLVKVIAEKYPQLTGFHSDLHFLDKAGSVSLDSVLGDVRSLQRGLELTQREFVRQDNCMVLKEFLRSNSPTMDKLLADSKTAQEAYESVVEYFGENPKTTSPAMFFSLFSRFIKAYKKAEQEVEQWKKEAVAQEAGADAPGKEEAPAPKARRQQMDLISELKRKQQKEPLIYESDRDGAIEDIITVLKTVPFTARTGKRTSRLLCEASLGEEIPL, encoded by the exons ATGGGCAACGCGGCCGGCAGCGCGGAGCAGCCCGCGGGCCCCGCCGCGCCGGCCCCCAAGCAGCCCGCGGCGCCCAAGCAGCCGATGCCCGCGGCCCGAGAGCTGGAGGAGAGGTTTAACCGGGTTCTG AACTGCATGAACTTGCCCCCGGACAAAGTGCTGCTGCTGAGCCAGTATGACAACGAGAAGAAGTGGGAGCTCATTTGTGACCAG GAGCGGTTTCAAGTCAAGAACCCTCCCACCGCCTATATCCAGAAGCTGAAGAGCTACCTGGATACTGGTGGGGTCAGCCGCAAG TTTAAGAGGCGAGTTCAGGAGTCCACACAGGTGCTGCGGGAGCTGGAGATCTCCCTGAGGACAAACCACATTGG GTGGGTGGAGGAGTTCCTCAACGAGGAGAACCGTGGCCTGGATGTACTCCTCGAGTACCTGGCCTTTGCCCAGTGCTCCGTCAC GTATGACATGGAGAGTGCAGACAACGGGGTCCCCAGCTCAGAGAAGAGCAAGCCCCTGGAGCAGTCCGTGGAAGATCTCAGCAAGGGGCCGCCCTCGTCCTTGCCTCCCCAGCCCAAGAGCCGCCACCTGACCATCAA GCTGACCCCTGCCCACAGCAGGAAGGCCCTGCGGAATTCTCGCATCGTTAGCCAGAAGGATGACGTCCACGTGTGCATCATGTGCTTGCGCGCCATCATGAACTACCAG TCTGGCTTCAGCCTCGTCATGACCCACCCAGCCTGTGTCAATGAGATTGCTCTGAGCCTCAACAACAAGAACCCCAG AACCAAGGCTCTGGTGCTGGAGCTGCTGGCAGCCGTGTGCCTGGTTCGAGGAGGGCATGACATCATCCTGGCGGCCTTTGACAACTTCAAGGAG GTGTGTGGGGAGCAGCACCGCTTCGAAAAGCTGATGGAATATTTCCAGAAAGAGGACAGCAACATCGACTTCATG GTGGCCTGCATGCAGTTCATCAACATCGTGGTACACTCTGTGGAGAACATGAACTTCCGTGTCTTCCTGCAATATGAGTTCACGCACCTGGGCCTGGACTTGTACTTGGAG AGGCTCCGGCACACGGAGAGTGACAAGCTGCTCGTGCAGATTCAAGCATACTTGGACAATGTTTTTGATGTGGGTGCGCTGCTGGAGGACACTGAGACCAAGAACGCTGTGCTGGAGCACATGGAGGAGCTGCAGGAGCAGGTGGCCCTG CTGACAGAGAAGCTTCGGGACGCGGAGAACGAATCCATGGCCAAGATTGCCGAGCTGGAAAAGCAGCTAAGCCAGGCTCGAAAGGAGTTGGAGACCCTGCGG GAGCGCTTCAGCGAGTCGACCTCCATGGGCGCCTCCAGGCGTCCTCCTGAGCCTGAGAAAGTGCCTACCTCCGTCCCGGCGGCGCGGCCCTCGGCCCTAGAGCTGAAGGTtgaggagctggaggagaaggGGTTAATCCGTATCGTACGGGGGCCCGGGGATGCTGTCTCCATCGAGATCCTTCCGGTCGCTGTGGCAACTCCGAGCGGCAGTGACGCCCCGACTCCTCCGGGAGTGCTCACCGACTCACCCAGCGCAG ATCTCCCACCTGCGGCAGAGCCTGCTCCCGGAGCAGCACCCCCACCGTCGCCTCCACCACCCCCACTTCCCGGCCTCCCCGACCAGCAGGAAGCCCCGCCCCCGGCACCCCCACTGTCCTCACCCCTCCCTGGCAGCTcagtgcccccgcccccaccgccgcTGCCTGGAGActtgccgcccccacccccgcccccaccgctgCCTCCCGGCACAGATGGACCCGTGCCTCCGCCGCCTCCACCGCCTCCAGGAGGTCCCTCTGGAGGGTCCGGCCCTGAGATGGGCCCAG GAGTGAAGGCCAAGAAACCCATACAGACCAAGTTCAGAATGCCACTCTTAAACTGGGTGGCCCTGAAACCCAACCAGATCACTGGCACTGTCTTCACTGAGCTCAATGACGAGAAGGTGCTGCAG gAGCTAGACATGAGTGACTTTGAGGAGCAGTTCAAGACTAAGTCCCAAGGTCCCAGCCTGGACCTCAGTGCTCTCAAGGGTAAGGCAGCCCAGAAGGCCCCCAGCAAGGCCACCCTCATCGAGGCCAACCGGGCCAAGAACCTGGCGATCACCTTGCGCAAGGGCAACCTGGGTGCTGACCGCATCTGCCAGGCCATTGAAAC GTACGACCTACAGGCCCTTGGCCTGGACTTCCTGGAGCTGCTGACCCGCTTCCTGCCCACGGAGTACGAGCGTAGCCTGATCGCCCGCTTCGAGCAGGAGCAGCGACCCATGGAGGAGCTGTCGGAGGAGGACCGCTTCATGCTACGCTTCAGCCGCATCCCGCGCCTGCCCGAGCGCATGGCCACGCTCACCTTCCTGGGCAACTTTCCGGATACTGTCCAGCTGCTCATGCCG CAACTGAATGCCGTAATTGCAGCCTCAATGTCCATCAAGTCCTCTGACAAACTCCGCCAGATCCTGGAG atTGTCCTGGCCTTTGGCAACTACATGAACAGCAGCAAGCGTGGGGCAGCCTATGGCTTCCGGCTCCAGAGCCTGGATGTG CTGCTGGAGATGAAGTCAACTGACCGCAAGCAGACGCTGTTGCACTACCTGGTGAAGGTCATTGCCGAGAAGTACCCACAGCTCACAGGCTTCCACAGCGACCTGCACTTCTTGGACAAGGCGGGCTCAG tGTCCTTGGACAGCGTCCTAGGGGATGTGCGCTCCCTGCAGCGAGGCCTGGAGTTGACCCAGCGAGAGTTTGTGCGGCAGGACAACTGCATGGTGCTCAAGGAGTTCCTGAGGTCCAACTCGCCCACCATGGATAAGCTGCTGGCAGACAGCAAGACCGCTCAG GAGGCCTACGAGTCCGTGGTGGAGTACTTCGGAGAGAACCCCAAGACCACGTCCCCCGCCATGTTCTTTTCCCTCTTTAGCCGCTTCATCAAGGCCTacaag AAAGCTGAGCAGGAGGTGGAACAGTGGAAGAAGGAGGCAGTAGCCCAGGAGGCAGGTGCTGACGCCCCTGGCAAAGAAGAAGCCCCAGCACCCAAG GCCCGGCGGCAGCAGATGGACCTCATCTCTGAGCTGAAGcggaagcagcagaaggagccACTTATCTACGAGAGTGACCGCGACGGGGCCATTGAAGATATCATCACAG TGCTCAAGACGGTGCCCTTCACGGCCCGCACTGGCAAGCGGACGTCCAGGCTCCTCTGTGAGGCCAGCCTGGGAGAAGAGATCCCTCTCTAG
- the FMNL1 gene encoding formin-like protein 1 isoform X1 — protein sequence MGNAAGSAEQPAGPAAPAPKQPAAPKQPMPAARELEERFNRVLNCMNLPPDKVLLLSQYDNEKKWELICDQERFQVKNPPTAYIQKLKSYLDTGGVSRKVATDWMSNLGFKRRVQESTQVLRELEISLRTNHIGWVEEFLNEENRGLDVLLEYLAFAQCSVTYDMESADNGVPSSEKSKPLEQSVEDLSKGPPSSLPPQPKSRHLTIKLTPAHSRKALRNSRIVSQKDDVHVCIMCLRAIMNYQSGFSLVMTHPACVNEIALSLNNKNPRTKALVLELLAAVCLVRGGHDIILAAFDNFKEVCGEQHRFEKLMEYFQKEDSNIDFMVACMQFINIVVHSVENMNFRVFLQYEFTHLGLDLYLERLRHTESDKLLVQIQAYLDNVFDVGALLEDTETKNAVLEHMEELQEQVALLTEKLRDAENESMAKIAELEKQLSQARKELETLRERFSESTSMGASRRPPEPEKVPTSVPAARPSALELKVEELEEKGLIRIVRGPGDAVSIEILPVAVATPSGSDAPTPPGVLTDSPSADLPPAAEPAPGAAPPPSPPPPPLPGLPDQQEAPPPAPPLSSPLPGSSVPPPPPPLPGDLPPPPPPPPLPPGTDGPVPPPPPPPPGGPSGGSGPEMGPGVKAKKPIQTKFRMPLLNWVALKPNQITGTVFTELNDEKVLQELDMSDFEEQFKTKSQGPSLDLSALKGKAAQKAPSKATLIEANRAKNLAITLRKGNLGADRICQAIETYDLQALGLDFLELLTRFLPTEYERSLIARFEQEQRPMEELSEEDRFMLRFSRIPRLPERMATLTFLGNFPDTVQLLMPQLNAVIAASMSIKSSDKLRQILEIVLAFGNYMNSSKRGAAYGFRLQSLDVLLEMKSTDRKQTLLHYLVKVIAEKYPQLTGFHSDLHFLDKAGSVSLDSVLGDVRSLQRGLELTQREFVRQDNCMVLKEFLRSNSPTMDKLLADSKTAQEAYESVVEYFGENPKTTSPAMFFSLFSRFIKAYKKAEQEVEQWKKEAVAQEAGADAPGKEEAPAPKARRQQMDLISELKRKQQKEPLIYESDRDGAIEDIITDLRNQPYIRADTGRRSARRRPPGPHMQVTSDLSL from the exons ATGGGCAACGCGGCCGGCAGCGCGGAGCAGCCCGCGGGCCCCGCCGCGCCGGCCCCCAAGCAGCCCGCGGCGCCCAAGCAGCCGATGCCCGCGGCCCGAGAGCTGGAGGAGAGGTTTAACCGGGTTCTG AACTGCATGAACTTGCCCCCGGACAAAGTGCTGCTGCTGAGCCAGTATGACAACGAGAAGAAGTGGGAGCTCATTTGTGACCAG GAGCGGTTTCAAGTCAAGAACCCTCCCACCGCCTATATCCAGAAGCTGAAGAGCTACCTGGATACTGGTGGGGTCAGCCGCAAGGTAGCGACGGACTGGATGTCTAACCTGGGG TTTAAGAGGCGAGTTCAGGAGTCCACACAGGTGCTGCGGGAGCTGGAGATCTCCCTGAGGACAAACCACATTGG GTGGGTGGAGGAGTTCCTCAACGAGGAGAACCGTGGCCTGGATGTACTCCTCGAGTACCTGGCCTTTGCCCAGTGCTCCGTCAC GTATGACATGGAGAGTGCAGACAACGGGGTCCCCAGCTCAGAGAAGAGCAAGCCCCTGGAGCAGTCCGTGGAAGATCTCAGCAAGGGGCCGCCCTCGTCCTTGCCTCCCCAGCCCAAGAGCCGCCACCTGACCATCAA GCTGACCCCTGCCCACAGCAGGAAGGCCCTGCGGAATTCTCGCATCGTTAGCCAGAAGGATGACGTCCACGTGTGCATCATGTGCTTGCGCGCCATCATGAACTACCAG TCTGGCTTCAGCCTCGTCATGACCCACCCAGCCTGTGTCAATGAGATTGCTCTGAGCCTCAACAACAAGAACCCCAG AACCAAGGCTCTGGTGCTGGAGCTGCTGGCAGCCGTGTGCCTGGTTCGAGGAGGGCATGACATCATCCTGGCGGCCTTTGACAACTTCAAGGAG GTGTGTGGGGAGCAGCACCGCTTCGAAAAGCTGATGGAATATTTCCAGAAAGAGGACAGCAACATCGACTTCATG GTGGCCTGCATGCAGTTCATCAACATCGTGGTACACTCTGTGGAGAACATGAACTTCCGTGTCTTCCTGCAATATGAGTTCACGCACCTGGGCCTGGACTTGTACTTGGAG AGGCTCCGGCACACGGAGAGTGACAAGCTGCTCGTGCAGATTCAAGCATACTTGGACAATGTTTTTGATGTGGGTGCGCTGCTGGAGGACACTGAGACCAAGAACGCTGTGCTGGAGCACATGGAGGAGCTGCAGGAGCAGGTGGCCCTG CTGACAGAGAAGCTTCGGGACGCGGAGAACGAATCCATGGCCAAGATTGCCGAGCTGGAAAAGCAGCTAAGCCAGGCTCGAAAGGAGTTGGAGACCCTGCGG GAGCGCTTCAGCGAGTCGACCTCCATGGGCGCCTCCAGGCGTCCTCCTGAGCCTGAGAAAGTGCCTACCTCCGTCCCGGCGGCGCGGCCCTCGGCCCTAGAGCTGAAGGTtgaggagctggaggagaaggGGTTAATCCGTATCGTACGGGGGCCCGGGGATGCTGTCTCCATCGAGATCCTTCCGGTCGCTGTGGCAACTCCGAGCGGCAGTGACGCCCCGACTCCTCCGGGAGTGCTCACCGACTCACCCAGCGCAG ATCTCCCACCTGCGGCAGAGCCTGCTCCCGGAGCAGCACCCCCACCGTCGCCTCCACCACCCCCACTTCCCGGCCTCCCCGACCAGCAGGAAGCCCCGCCCCCGGCACCCCCACTGTCCTCACCCCTCCCTGGCAGCTcagtgcccccgcccccaccgccgcTGCCTGGAGActtgccgcccccacccccgcccccaccgctgCCTCCCGGCACAGATGGACCCGTGCCTCCGCCGCCTCCACCGCCTCCAGGAGGTCCCTCTGGAGGGTCCGGCCCTGAGATGGGCCCAG GAGTGAAGGCCAAGAAACCCATACAGACCAAGTTCAGAATGCCACTCTTAAACTGGGTGGCCCTGAAACCCAACCAGATCACTGGCACTGTCTTCACTGAGCTCAATGACGAGAAGGTGCTGCAG gAGCTAGACATGAGTGACTTTGAGGAGCAGTTCAAGACTAAGTCCCAAGGTCCCAGCCTGGACCTCAGTGCTCTCAAGGGTAAGGCAGCCCAGAAGGCCCCCAGCAAGGCCACCCTCATCGAGGCCAACCGGGCCAAGAACCTGGCGATCACCTTGCGCAAGGGCAACCTGGGTGCTGACCGCATCTGCCAGGCCATTGAAAC GTACGACCTACAGGCCCTTGGCCTGGACTTCCTGGAGCTGCTGACCCGCTTCCTGCCCACGGAGTACGAGCGTAGCCTGATCGCCCGCTTCGAGCAGGAGCAGCGACCCATGGAGGAGCTGTCGGAGGAGGACCGCTTCATGCTACGCTTCAGCCGCATCCCGCGCCTGCCCGAGCGCATGGCCACGCTCACCTTCCTGGGCAACTTTCCGGATACTGTCCAGCTGCTCATGCCG CAACTGAATGCCGTAATTGCAGCCTCAATGTCCATCAAGTCCTCTGACAAACTCCGCCAGATCCTGGAG atTGTCCTGGCCTTTGGCAACTACATGAACAGCAGCAAGCGTGGGGCAGCCTATGGCTTCCGGCTCCAGAGCCTGGATGTG CTGCTGGAGATGAAGTCAACTGACCGCAAGCAGACGCTGTTGCACTACCTGGTGAAGGTCATTGCCGAGAAGTACCCACAGCTCACAGGCTTCCACAGCGACCTGCACTTCTTGGACAAGGCGGGCTCAG tGTCCTTGGACAGCGTCCTAGGGGATGTGCGCTCCCTGCAGCGAGGCCTGGAGTTGACCCAGCGAGAGTTTGTGCGGCAGGACAACTGCATGGTGCTCAAGGAGTTCCTGAGGTCCAACTCGCCCACCATGGATAAGCTGCTGGCAGACAGCAAGACCGCTCAG GAGGCCTACGAGTCCGTGGTGGAGTACTTCGGAGAGAACCCCAAGACCACGTCCCCCGCCATGTTCTTTTCCCTCTTTAGCCGCTTCATCAAGGCCTacaag AAAGCTGAGCAGGAGGTGGAACAGTGGAAGAAGGAGGCAGTAGCCCAGGAGGCAGGTGCTGACGCCCCTGGCAAAGAAGAAGCCCCAGCACCCAAG GCCCGGCGGCAGCAGATGGACCTCATCTCTGAGCTGAAGcggaagcagcagaaggagccACTTATCTACGAGAGTGACCGCGACGGGGCCATTGAAGATATCATCACAG ATCTGCGGAACCAGCCCTACATCCGTGCAGACACAGGCCGAAGAAGTGCTCGTCGGCGCCCCCCGGGACCCCACATGCAGGTCACCTCGGACCTCTCGCTGTAA
- the FMNL1 gene encoding formin-like protein 1 isoform X3, which yields MGNAAGSAEQPAGPAAPAPKQPAAPKQPMPAARELEERFNRVLNCMNLPPDKVLLLSQYDNEKKWELICDQERFQVKNPPTAYIQKLKSYLDTGGVSRKFKRRVQESTQVLRELEISLRTNHIGWVEEFLNEENRGLDVLLEYLAFAQCSVTYDMESADNGVPSSEKSKPLEQSVEDLSKGPPSSLPPQPKSRHLTIKLTPAHSRKALRNSRIVSQKDDVHVCIMCLRAIMNYQSGFSLVMTHPACVNEIALSLNNKNPRTKALVLELLAAVCLVRGGHDIILAAFDNFKEVCGEQHRFEKLMEYFQKEDSNIDFMVACMQFINIVVHSVENMNFRVFLQYEFTHLGLDLYLERLRHTESDKLLVQIQAYLDNVFDVGALLEDTETKNAVLEHMEELQEQVALLTEKLRDAENESMAKIAELEKQLSQARKELETLRERFSESTSMGASRRPPEPEKVPTSVPAARPSALELKVEELEEKGLIRIVRGPGDAVSIEILPVAVATPSGSDAPTPPGVLTDSPSADLPPAAEPAPGAAPPPSPPPPPLPGLPDQQEAPPPAPPLSSPLPGSSVPPPPPPLPGDLPPPPPPPPLPPGTDGPVPPPPPPPPGGPSGGSGPEMGPGVKAKKPIQTKFRMPLLNWVALKPNQITGTVFTELNDEKVLQELDMSDFEEQFKTKSQGPSLDLSALKGKAAQKAPSKATLIEANRAKNLAITLRKGNLGADRICQAIETYDLQALGLDFLELLTRFLPTEYERSLIARFEQEQRPMEELSEEDRFMLRFSRIPRLPERMATLTFLGNFPDTVQLLMPQLNAVIAASMSIKSSDKLRQILEIVLAFGNYMNSSKRGAAYGFRLQSLDVLLEMKSTDRKQTLLHYLVKVIAEKYPQLTGFHSDLHFLDKAGSVSLDSVLGDVRSLQRGLELTQREFVRQDNCMVLKEFLRSNSPTMDKLLADSKTAQEAYESVVEYFGENPKTTSPAMFFSLFSRFIKAYKKAEQEVEQWKKEAVAQEAGADAPGKEEAPAPKARRQQMDLISELKRKQQKEPLIYESDRDGAIEDIITDLRNQPYIRADTGRRSARRRPPGPHMQVTSDLSL from the exons ATGGGCAACGCGGCCGGCAGCGCGGAGCAGCCCGCGGGCCCCGCCGCGCCGGCCCCCAAGCAGCCCGCGGCGCCCAAGCAGCCGATGCCCGCGGCCCGAGAGCTGGAGGAGAGGTTTAACCGGGTTCTG AACTGCATGAACTTGCCCCCGGACAAAGTGCTGCTGCTGAGCCAGTATGACAACGAGAAGAAGTGGGAGCTCATTTGTGACCAG GAGCGGTTTCAAGTCAAGAACCCTCCCACCGCCTATATCCAGAAGCTGAAGAGCTACCTGGATACTGGTGGGGTCAGCCGCAAG TTTAAGAGGCGAGTTCAGGAGTCCACACAGGTGCTGCGGGAGCTGGAGATCTCCCTGAGGACAAACCACATTGG GTGGGTGGAGGAGTTCCTCAACGAGGAGAACCGTGGCCTGGATGTACTCCTCGAGTACCTGGCCTTTGCCCAGTGCTCCGTCAC GTATGACATGGAGAGTGCAGACAACGGGGTCCCCAGCTCAGAGAAGAGCAAGCCCCTGGAGCAGTCCGTGGAAGATCTCAGCAAGGGGCCGCCCTCGTCCTTGCCTCCCCAGCCCAAGAGCCGCCACCTGACCATCAA GCTGACCCCTGCCCACAGCAGGAAGGCCCTGCGGAATTCTCGCATCGTTAGCCAGAAGGATGACGTCCACGTGTGCATCATGTGCTTGCGCGCCATCATGAACTACCAG TCTGGCTTCAGCCTCGTCATGACCCACCCAGCCTGTGTCAATGAGATTGCTCTGAGCCTCAACAACAAGAACCCCAG AACCAAGGCTCTGGTGCTGGAGCTGCTGGCAGCCGTGTGCCTGGTTCGAGGAGGGCATGACATCATCCTGGCGGCCTTTGACAACTTCAAGGAG GTGTGTGGGGAGCAGCACCGCTTCGAAAAGCTGATGGAATATTTCCAGAAAGAGGACAGCAACATCGACTTCATG GTGGCCTGCATGCAGTTCATCAACATCGTGGTACACTCTGTGGAGAACATGAACTTCCGTGTCTTCCTGCAATATGAGTTCACGCACCTGGGCCTGGACTTGTACTTGGAG AGGCTCCGGCACACGGAGAGTGACAAGCTGCTCGTGCAGATTCAAGCATACTTGGACAATGTTTTTGATGTGGGTGCGCTGCTGGAGGACACTGAGACCAAGAACGCTGTGCTGGAGCACATGGAGGAGCTGCAGGAGCAGGTGGCCCTG CTGACAGAGAAGCTTCGGGACGCGGAGAACGAATCCATGGCCAAGATTGCCGAGCTGGAAAAGCAGCTAAGCCAGGCTCGAAAGGAGTTGGAGACCCTGCGG GAGCGCTTCAGCGAGTCGACCTCCATGGGCGCCTCCAGGCGTCCTCCTGAGCCTGAGAAAGTGCCTACCTCCGTCCCGGCGGCGCGGCCCTCGGCCCTAGAGCTGAAGGTtgaggagctggaggagaaggGGTTAATCCGTATCGTACGGGGGCCCGGGGATGCTGTCTCCATCGAGATCCTTCCGGTCGCTGTGGCAACTCCGAGCGGCAGTGACGCCCCGACTCCTCCGGGAGTGCTCACCGACTCACCCAGCGCAG ATCTCCCACCTGCGGCAGAGCCTGCTCCCGGAGCAGCACCCCCACCGTCGCCTCCACCACCCCCACTTCCCGGCCTCCCCGACCAGCAGGAAGCCCCGCCCCCGGCACCCCCACTGTCCTCACCCCTCCCTGGCAGCTcagtgcccccgcccccaccgccgcTGCCTGGAGActtgccgcccccacccccgcccccaccgctgCCTCCCGGCACAGATGGACCCGTGCCTCCGCCGCCTCCACCGCCTCCAGGAGGTCCCTCTGGAGGGTCCGGCCCTGAGATGGGCCCAG GAGTGAAGGCCAAGAAACCCATACAGACCAAGTTCAGAATGCCACTCTTAAACTGGGTGGCCCTGAAACCCAACCAGATCACTGGCACTGTCTTCACTGAGCTCAATGACGAGAAGGTGCTGCAG gAGCTAGACATGAGTGACTTTGAGGAGCAGTTCAAGACTAAGTCCCAAGGTCCCAGCCTGGACCTCAGTGCTCTCAAGGGTAAGGCAGCCCAGAAGGCCCCCAGCAAGGCCACCCTCATCGAGGCCAACCGGGCCAAGAACCTGGCGATCACCTTGCGCAAGGGCAACCTGGGTGCTGACCGCATCTGCCAGGCCATTGAAAC GTACGACCTACAGGCCCTTGGCCTGGACTTCCTGGAGCTGCTGACCCGCTTCCTGCCCACGGAGTACGAGCGTAGCCTGATCGCCCGCTTCGAGCAGGAGCAGCGACCCATGGAGGAGCTGTCGGAGGAGGACCGCTTCATGCTACGCTTCAGCCGCATCCCGCGCCTGCCCGAGCGCATGGCCACGCTCACCTTCCTGGGCAACTTTCCGGATACTGTCCAGCTGCTCATGCCG CAACTGAATGCCGTAATTGCAGCCTCAATGTCCATCAAGTCCTCTGACAAACTCCGCCAGATCCTGGAG atTGTCCTGGCCTTTGGCAACTACATGAACAGCAGCAAGCGTGGGGCAGCCTATGGCTTCCGGCTCCAGAGCCTGGATGTG CTGCTGGAGATGAAGTCAACTGACCGCAAGCAGACGCTGTTGCACTACCTGGTGAAGGTCATTGCCGAGAAGTACCCACAGCTCACAGGCTTCCACAGCGACCTGCACTTCTTGGACAAGGCGGGCTCAG tGTCCTTGGACAGCGTCCTAGGGGATGTGCGCTCCCTGCAGCGAGGCCTGGAGTTGACCCAGCGAGAGTTTGTGCGGCAGGACAACTGCATGGTGCTCAAGGAGTTCCTGAGGTCCAACTCGCCCACCATGGATAAGCTGCTGGCAGACAGCAAGACCGCTCAG GAGGCCTACGAGTCCGTGGTGGAGTACTTCGGAGAGAACCCCAAGACCACGTCCCCCGCCATGTTCTTTTCCCTCTTTAGCCGCTTCATCAAGGCCTacaag AAAGCTGAGCAGGAGGTGGAACAGTGGAAGAAGGAGGCAGTAGCCCAGGAGGCAGGTGCTGACGCCCCTGGCAAAGAAGAAGCCCCAGCACCCAAG GCCCGGCGGCAGCAGATGGACCTCATCTCTGAGCTGAAGcggaagcagcagaaggagccACTTATCTACGAGAGTGACCGCGACGGGGCCATTGAAGATATCATCACAG ATCTGCGGAACCAGCCCTACATCCGTGCAGACACAGGCCGAAGAAGTGCTCGTCGGCGCCCCCCGGGACCCCACATGCAGGTCACCTCGGACCTCTCGCTGTAA